In Brachypodium distachyon strain Bd21 chromosome 2, Brachypodium_distachyon_v3.0, whole genome shotgun sequence, one genomic interval encodes:
- the LOC100841131 gene encoding NADPH-dependent diflavin oxidoreductase 1 isoform X2 — protein sequence MPYLGSAIQFAAKKIDRRILQLGAEPIVEIGLGDDQHPSGYEGALDPWLLSLWKSLNQANPSLLPRISDIINPNLNNLGDAKIDVIYYSSDDAPQDSIVSDSKKLIERARSISPALKFHKDGEPQYMLKMVTNQRLTNEGSDRDVRHFELEDPSSAISYQVGDALEILPSQNPSAVNAFIERCNLDPDCYITIRAKGGDQGSKGSTVNGLTDRIKLKTFVALAMDVASASPRRYFFEVMSYFATAEHEKERLQYFASPEGRDDLYQYNQKESRTVLEVLEEFPSVRMPFEWLVQLTPPLKKRAFSISSSPLTHQNRIHLTVSIVSWLTPFKRTRHGLCSTWLAGLSPNEEILIPCWIHKGSLPPPHPSVPLVLIGPGTGCAPFRAFIEERAAQSVTELTAHVLFFFGCRNEDSDFLYKDFWLNHAQDKGVLSLKEGGGFFVAFSRDQPQKVYVQHKIKEQSERVWNMLCSGAAVYVAGSSTKMPADVTAALEEVVREKGGEAASGWLRKLERAGKFNIETW from the exons ATGCCGTATTTGGGCTCGGCGATTCAG TTTGCTGCAAAGAAGATCGATAGAAGGATTTTACAACTTGGTGCAGAACCCATCGTAGAGATAGGCCTGGGAGATGATCAACACCCTTCAGG ATATGAAGGAGCTCTAGATCCTTGGTTGCTGTCTCTGTGGAAATCACTGAATCAAGCAAATCCATCACTTCTACCAAGAATTTCTGATATCATTAATCCTAATCTCAATAATTTGGGGGATGCAAAGATCGACGTCATATATTACTCTTCGGATGATGCTCCACAAGATTCCATTGTTTCAG ACTCCAAGAAATTAATTGAGAGAGCACGCTCAATTTCCCCTGCTCTAAAGTTCCATAAGGATGGAGAGCCACAATACATGTTAAAGATG GTAACAAATCAACGTTTGACTAATGAGGGTTCTGACAGAGACGTGCGCCACTTTGAATTGGAAGATCCATCTTCT GCCATCAGTTATCAAGTGGGCGACGCTTTAGAAATTCTACCAAGTCAAAATCCATCAGCCGTTAATGCTTTCATTGAACGCTGTAACTTGGATCCAGATTGTTACATAACG ATTCGAGCAAAGGGTGGGGATCAAGGGTCCAAAGGTTCAACCGTGAATGGCTTGACGGATCGCATCAAGTTAAAGACCTTTGTTGCTTTGGCAATGGATGTTGCATCAGCTTCCCCTCGGCGGTATTTCTTTGAG GTCATGAGTTATTTTGCAACAGCTGAACACGAAAAAGAAAGGCTTCAGTATTTTGCTTCTCCTGAAGGAAGAGATGACCTTTACCAGTACAATCAAAAGGAGAGTCGGACTGTTCTAGAA GTATTGGAGGAATTTCCCTCGGTACGCATGCCTTTTGAATGGTTGGTGCAACTAACACCTCCACTAAAGAAAAGAGCCTTTTCCATATCATCATCCCCATTAACACATCAAAATCGGATTCACTTGACTGTTAGTATTGTATCATGGCTTACTCCTTTCAAGAGGACAAGGCATGGTCTCTGCTCCACATGGCTGGCGGGGCTCAGCCCAAATGAAG AAATTCTTATACCATGTTGGATACACAAAGGATCCCTACCTCCTCCACATCCATCCGTTCCTCTTGTGCTTATTGGACCAGGAACTGGATGTGCACCGTTTCGAGCATTTATTGAGGAAAGGGCTGCACAGAGTGTGACAGAACTAACAGCTCATGTTCTATTTTTCTTCGGCTGTAGAAATGAAGACAGTGATTTTCTATATAAGGACTTCTGGTTAAATCATGCCCAGGACAAGGGAGTGCTGTCCCTGAAAGAGGGTGGTggtttttttgttgctttttcTAGGGATCAGCCTCAAAAGGTTTATGTACAACACAAGATAAAGGAGCAGAGTGAAAGAGTGTGGAACATGTTATGCTCTGGGGCTGCAGTATACGTTGCAGGTTCTTCTACCAAAATGCCCGCTGATGTTACAGCTGCACTAGAAGAAGTTGTCCGTGAAAAGGGCGGTGAGGCTGCTTCGGGGTGGCTCAGGAAACTGGAAAGGGCTGGTAAATTTAACATTGAAACTTGGTAG
- the LOC100841131 gene encoding NADPH-dependent diflavin oxidoreductase 1 isoform X3 produces the protein MSYFATAEHEKERLQYFASPEGRDDLYQYNQKESRTVLEVLEEFPSVRMPFEWLVQLTPPLKKRAFSISSSPLTHQNRIHLTVSIVSWLTPFKRTRHGLCSTWLAGLSPNEEILIPCWIHKGSLPPPHPSVPLVLIGPGTGCAPFRAFIEERAAQSVTELTAHVLFFFGCRNEDSDFLYKDFWLNHAQDKGVLSLKEGGGFFVAFSRDQPQKVYVQHKIKEQSERVWNMLCSGAAVYVAGSSTKMPADVTAALEEVVREKGGEAASGWLRKLERAGKFNIETW, from the exons ATGAGTTATTTTGCAACAGCTGAACACGAAAAAGAAAGGCTTCAGTATTTTGCTTCTCCTGAAGGAAGAGATGACCTTTACCAGTACAATCAAAAGGAGAGTCGGACTGTTCTAGAA GTATTGGAGGAATTTCCCTCGGTACGCATGCCTTTTGAATGGTTGGTGCAACTAACACCTCCACTAAAGAAAAGAGCCTTTTCCATATCATCATCCCCATTAACACATCAAAATCGGATTCACTTGACTGTTAGTATTGTATCATGGCTTACTCCTTTCAAGAGGACAAGGCATGGTCTCTGCTCCACATGGCTGGCGGGGCTCAGCCCAAATGAAG AAATTCTTATACCATGTTGGATACACAAAGGATCCCTACCTCCTCCACATCCATCCGTTCCTCTTGTGCTTATTGGACCAGGAACTGGATGTGCACCGTTTCGAGCATTTATTGAGGAAAGGGCTGCACAGAGTGTGACAGAACTAACAGCTCATGTTCTATTTTTCTTCGGCTGTAGAAATGAAGACAGTGATTTTCTATATAAGGACTTCTGGTTAAATCATGCCCAGGACAAGGGAGTGCTGTCCCTGAAAGAGGGTGGTggtttttttgttgctttttcTAGGGATCAGCCTCAAAAGGTTTATGTACAACACAAGATAAAGGAGCAGAGTGAAAGAGTGTGGAACATGTTATGCTCTGGGGCTGCAGTATACGTTGCAGGTTCTTCTACCAAAATGCCCGCTGATGTTACAGCTGCACTAGAAGAAGTTGTCCGTGAAAAGGGCGGTGAGGCTGCTTCGGGGTGGCTCAGGAAACTGGAAAGGGCTGGTAAATTTAACATTGAAACTTGGTAG
- the LOC100841131 gene encoding NADPH-dependent diflavin oxidoreductase 1 isoform X1, with protein MAPSSSAPPARPALLATGRLVVLYASQTGNAMDAAERVGREAERGGCRAVEVISMDRFDPSCLPGERFVVFVVSTTGQGDSPDSMKRFWRYLLKKDLGARWLEGFRYAVFGLGDSGYQKYNFAAKKIDRRILQLGAEPIVEIGLGDDQHPSGYEGALDPWLLSLWKSLNQANPSLLPRISDIINPNLNNLGDAKIDVIYYSSDDAPQDSIVSDSKKLIERARSISPALKFHKDGEPQYMLKMVTNQRLTNEGSDRDVRHFELEDPSSAISYQVGDALEILPSQNPSAVNAFIERCNLDPDCYITIRAKGGDQGSKGSTVNGLTDRIKLKTFVALAMDVASASPRRYFFEVMSYFATAEHEKERLQYFASPEGRDDLYQYNQKESRTVLEVLEEFPSVRMPFEWLVQLTPPLKKRAFSISSSPLTHQNRIHLTVSIVSWLTPFKRTRHGLCSTWLAGLSPNEEILIPCWIHKGSLPPPHPSVPLVLIGPGTGCAPFRAFIEERAAQSVTELTAHVLFFFGCRNEDSDFLYKDFWLNHAQDKGVLSLKEGGGFFVAFSRDQPQKVYVQHKIKEQSERVWNMLCSGAAVYVAGSSTKMPADVTAALEEVVREKGGEAASGWLRKLERAGKFNIETW; from the exons atggcgccgtcgtcgtccgcgccgccggcccgacCTGCGCTGCTGGCTACTGGCCGCCTCGTAGTGCTCTACGCGTCCCAGACCGGAAACGCTATGGACGCTGCCGAACGCGTGGGCCGCGAGGCCGAGCGCGGTGGCTGCCGGGCCGTCGAAGTCATCTCCATGGATAGATTCGATCCC AGTTGCTTGCCGGGCGAAAGGTTTGTGGTCTTCGTCGTGTCAACCACTGGGCAGGGTGATTCCCCCGATTCCATGAAG AGGTTTTGGAGGTACCTTCTTAAgaaggatcttggtgcccGCTGGCTGGAAGGGTTCCGTTATGCCGTATTTGGGCTCGGCGATTCAGGTTACCAGAAGTATAAT TTTGCTGCAAAGAAGATCGATAGAAGGATTTTACAACTTGGTGCAGAACCCATCGTAGAGATAGGCCTGGGAGATGATCAACACCCTTCAGG ATATGAAGGAGCTCTAGATCCTTGGTTGCTGTCTCTGTGGAAATCACTGAATCAAGCAAATCCATCACTTCTACCAAGAATTTCTGATATCATTAATCCTAATCTCAATAATTTGGGGGATGCAAAGATCGACGTCATATATTACTCTTCGGATGATGCTCCACAAGATTCCATTGTTTCAG ACTCCAAGAAATTAATTGAGAGAGCACGCTCAATTTCCCCTGCTCTAAAGTTCCATAAGGATGGAGAGCCACAATACATGTTAAAGATG GTAACAAATCAACGTTTGACTAATGAGGGTTCTGACAGAGACGTGCGCCACTTTGAATTGGAAGATCCATCTTCT GCCATCAGTTATCAAGTGGGCGACGCTTTAGAAATTCTACCAAGTCAAAATCCATCAGCCGTTAATGCTTTCATTGAACGCTGTAACTTGGATCCAGATTGTTACATAACG ATTCGAGCAAAGGGTGGGGATCAAGGGTCCAAAGGTTCAACCGTGAATGGCTTGACGGATCGCATCAAGTTAAAGACCTTTGTTGCTTTGGCAATGGATGTTGCATCAGCTTCCCCTCGGCGGTATTTCTTTGAG GTCATGAGTTATTTTGCAACAGCTGAACACGAAAAAGAAAGGCTTCAGTATTTTGCTTCTCCTGAAGGAAGAGATGACCTTTACCAGTACAATCAAAAGGAGAGTCGGACTGTTCTAGAA GTATTGGAGGAATTTCCCTCGGTACGCATGCCTTTTGAATGGTTGGTGCAACTAACACCTCCACTAAAGAAAAGAGCCTTTTCCATATCATCATCCCCATTAACACATCAAAATCGGATTCACTTGACTGTTAGTATTGTATCATGGCTTACTCCTTTCAAGAGGACAAGGCATGGTCTCTGCTCCACATGGCTGGCGGGGCTCAGCCCAAATGAAG AAATTCTTATACCATGTTGGATACACAAAGGATCCCTACCTCCTCCACATCCATCCGTTCCTCTTGTGCTTATTGGACCAGGAACTGGATGTGCACCGTTTCGAGCATTTATTGAGGAAAGGGCTGCACAGAGTGTGACAGAACTAACAGCTCATGTTCTATTTTTCTTCGGCTGTAGAAATGAAGACAGTGATTTTCTATATAAGGACTTCTGGTTAAATCATGCCCAGGACAAGGGAGTGCTGTCCCTGAAAGAGGGTGGTggtttttttgttgctttttcTAGGGATCAGCCTCAAAAGGTTTATGTACAACACAAGATAAAGGAGCAGAGTGAAAGAGTGTGGAACATGTTATGCTCTGGGGCTGCAGTATACGTTGCAGGTTCTTCTACCAAAATGCCCGCTGATGTTACAGCTGCACTAGAAGAAGTTGTCCGTGAAAAGGGCGGTGAGGCTGCTTCGGGGTGGCTCAGGAAACTGGAAAGGGCTGGTAAATTTAACATTGAAACTTGGTAG
- the LOC100839199 gene encoding WRKY transcription factor WRKY24: MQPNRSPSLTAIRPVRSRENACRAAEMDNLHGEDEAHTLPRFSDFSLPSTPPPASPLALPDDQQCPLAELQQPQPPPWCNPPLNCQMMMLPEMVDWSSLFQTPGPAAPSERQEEAVQADQNGENDGEASSGGSGKEKAMGGAGRSGKKKKKKVSKPRFAFQTRSENDILDDGYRWRKYGQKAVKNSSNPRSYYRCTHPTCNMKKQVQRLAKDTDIVVTTYEGTHNHPCDKLMEALGPILKQLQFLSRF; encoded by the exons ATGCAACCAAATCGATCACCAAGCCTCACGGCCATCCGTCCTGTGAGAAGTCGAGAGAACGCATGCAGAGCCGCTGAGATGGATAACCTCCACGGAGAGGACGAAGCGCACACGCTCCCTCGCTTCTCGGACTTCTCATTGCCGTCCACGCCACCGCCTGCATCGCCCTTGGCCTTGCCTGACGATCAGCAATGCCCCCTCGCAGAGCTTCAGCAGCCGCAACCGCCGCCGTGGTGTAATCCTCCTCTGAACTGTCAGATGATGATGCTGCCGGAGATGGTGGACTGGTCGTCCCTTTTCCAGACGCCCGGTCCTGCTGCGCCATCGGAGCGGCAGGAGGAAGCCGTGCAGGCGGATCAGAACGGGGAGAACGACGGCGAGGCGAGCAGCGGGGGTAGTGGCAAGGAGAAGGCTATGGGCGGCGCTGGgaggtcggggaagaagaagaagaagaaggtgagcAAGCCGCGCTTCGCATTCCAGACCAGGAGCGAGAACGATATCTTGGACGACGGCTACCGGTGGAGAAAGTACGGGCAGAAGGCCGTCAAGAACAGCTCCAACCCGAG GAGCTACTACCGTTGCACCCATCCAACGTGCAACATGAAGAAGCAGGTGCAACGCCTGGCCAAGGATACCGACATCGTGGTGACCACATACGAGGGCACGCACAACCACCCATGCGATAAGCTCATGGAGGCGCTCGGCCCCATCCTGAAGCAGCTTCAGTTTCTCTCCCGGTTCTAA
- the LOC100841435 gene encoding uncharacterized protein LOC100841435: MNKGKIFKLAKGFRGRAKNCIRIARERVEKALQYSYRDRRNKKRDMRSLWIERINAGTRLHGVNYGNFMHGLTKENIQLNRKVLSELSMHEPYSFKALVDVSRTAFPGNRPPAQKEGLAAIL, translated from the exons ATGAACAAGGGGAAGATTTTCAAGTTGGCAAAGGGATTTAGAGGAAGAGCAAAAAATTGTATAAGGATAGCGCGGGAGAGGGTTGAGAAGGCCTTGCAATACTCCTACAGGGATAGGCGTAACAAGAAGAGAGATATGCGATCGCTATGGATTGAGCGCATCAATGCGGGTACACGACTCCATGGG GTGAACTATGGCAATTTCATGCATGGGTTGACGAAGGAGAATATCCAACTTAACAGGAAGGTGCTCTCGGAGCTGTCAATGCATGAGCCATACAGCTTCAAGGCACTTGTTGATGTATCTCGCACTGCATTTCCAGGGAACAGGCCACCTGCCCAAAAAGAGGGTCTAGCGGCTATTCTGTGA
- the LOC100839917 gene encoding heat stress transcription factor C-1b — MGSECKGHHQVQDDEAGGPGAIAPFVAKTFHMVSDPATDGVVRWGGASNTFLVLDPAAFSDLLLPSYFKHRNFASFVRQLNTYGFRKVDPDSWEFAHESFLRGQAKLLPLIVRKKKKAGARGELCEEEEEVRGTIRAVQRLRDERKGMEEELQAMDRRLRAAENRPGQMMAFLGKLADDPGVVLRAMVAKKEELSAAAGGGKDSSSPQKRRRIIGAEAGRGGAVSAADAAESRAVPFPFSALGQVFY, encoded by the exons ATGGGCAGCGAGTGCAAGGGCCACCACCAGGTCCAGGACGACGAAGCCGGCGGCCCGGGCGCCATCGCGCCGTTCGTGGCCAAGACGTTCCACATGGTCAGCGACCCGGCCACGGACGGCGTCGTGCGCTGGGGCGGCGCGAGCAACACGTTCCTCGTCCTCGAccccgccgccttctccgacctcctcctcccctcttaCTTCAAGCACCGCAACTTCGCCAGCTTCGTCCGGCAGCTCAACACCTAC GGTTTCCGCAAGGTCGATCCGGACAGCTGGGAGTTCGCGCACGAGTCGTTCCTGCGGGGGCAGGCGAAGCTGCTGCCGCTGATCGTgcgcaagaagaagaaggccgggGCCAGGGGGGAGCtgtgcgaggaggaagaagaggtgaGGGGCACCATCCGGGCGGTGCAGAGGCTGCGGGACGAGCGGAAGggcatggaggaggagcttcAGGCCATGGACCGCAGGCTCCGCGCGGCCGAGAACCGGCCCGGCCAGATGATGGCGTTCCTCGGCAAGCTCGCCGACGACCCGGGCGTCGTGCTGCGGGCCATGGTCGCCAAGAAGGAGGAGCtgtccgccgcggccggcggcggcaaagaTTCCAGCAGCCCCCAGAAGAGGAGGCGGATCATCGGGGCCGAggccgggcgcggcggcgccgtgtcAGCGGCTGACGCCGCGGAGAGCAGGGCCGTGCCGTTCCCCTTCTCTGCTCTTGGCCAAGTGTTCTACTAG
- the LOC100840527 gene encoding BURP domain-containing protein 3, whose protein sequence is MSSVCSLVPAMDRLLAGFLGFLLIASVGSHAARAPEQYWKSALPNTPMPSSLSQLLNTPAGGTSVNVGWGGVHVDAGHGKPGGTTVDVGKGGVGVNTKPGGTTVGVGKGGVGVNVKPGGTTVGVGKGGVGVNVNPGHGKPGGTTVGVGKGGVGVNVNPSSGKPGGTTVDVGKGGVGVNVKPAYGKPGGSGTTVGVGKGGVDVNVKPGSGKPGGTTVGVGKGGVGVNVKPAYGKPGGSGTTVGVGKGGVGVNVKPGYGKPGGTTVGVGKGGVGVHVRPRGKPVNVNVSPFIYNYAATETQVHDDPSAALFFLEKDLHAGKKLAVHFMATTGAGEKFLPRSEADAIPFSSEKVPEILSRFSVKPDSTEAAQMTQTLHDCEEAAAKGEKKSCATSLESMVDFATSSLGTSHVRAVSTVVGKEGSPKQEYAMTSVKRTAGADRLVACHAEPYPYAVFACHLTQATRAYTVSMVGSTDGTAVEAVAVCHADTAGWNPRHVAFQVLKVKPGTVPVCHFLPQDHVVWTRSG, encoded by the exons ATGAGCTCAGTTTGCTCGTTGGTGCCCGCAATGGATAGGCTCCTCGCCGGCTTCCTTGGCTTTCTACTG ATTGCGTCGGTAGGAAGCCATGCAGCTCGGGCTCCGGAGCAATACTGGAAGTCTGCTCTTCCCAACACTCCCATGCCAAGCTCCCTCTCGCAGCTCCTGAACACTCCAG CGGGAGGCACGTCAGTGAACGTCGGCTGGGGAGGTGTCCATGTCGACGCTGGTCATGGGAAGCCCGGGGGCACGACGGTTGATGTTGGCAAGGGTGGCGTCGGCGTCAACACCAAGCCCGGCGGGACTACGGTCGGCGTCGGCAAGGGCGGCGTGGGCGTCAACGTCAAGCCCGGGGGCACCACGGTCGGCGTTGGCAAGGGCGGCGTCGGTGTCAACGTTAACCCAGGCCACGGCAAGCCCGGTGGAACCACCGTTGGTGTTGGGAAGGGCGGCGTGGGCGTCAACGTCAACCCCAGCAGCGGCAAGCCCGGAGGCACCACAGTCGACGTTGGCAAAGGTGGTGTAGGCGTTAACGTGAAACCCGCATATGGTAAGCCTGGTGGCAGTGGCACCACGGTTGGAGTTGGGAAAGGCGGCGTCGACGTGAACGTCAAGCCCGGCAGCGGCAAGCCCGGCGGCACCACGGTCGGCGTCGGGAAAGGCGGCGTGGGCGTTAACGTGAAACCCGCATACGGTAAGCCTGGTGGCAGCGGCACCACGGTTGGAGTCGGGAagggcggcgtcggcgtgAACGTCAAGCCTGGCTACGGCAAGCCAGGCGGCACCACGGTGGGCGTTGGCAAGGGCGGAGTGGGCGTCCACGTGAGACCCCGCGGGAAGCCCGTCAACGTCAACGTCTCGCCTTTCATATACAACTACGCCGCGACAGAGACACAGGTGCACGACGACCCCAGCGCCGCGCTCTTCTTCCTGGAGAAGGACCTCCACGCCGGGAAGAAGCTGGCCGTTCACTTCATGGCCACGACGGGCGCCGGAGAGAAGTTCCTGCCGCGGAGCGAGGCCGACGCcatccccttctcctccgaGAAGGTCCCTGAGATCCTCAGCCGCTTCTCCGTGAAGCCAGACTCCACGGAGGCGGCCCAGATGACGCAGACGCTGCACGACTgcgaggaggcggcagcgAAAGGGGAGAAGAAGTCGTGCGCCACGTCGCTGGAGTCCATGGTGGACTTCGCCACGTCCAGCCTCGGGACCAGCCACGTCAGGGCCGTCTCCACGGTGGTCGGGAAGGAGGGGTCGCCGAAGCAGGAGTACGCCATGACCAGCGTGAAGCGcacggccggcgccgaccgGCTCGTGGCCTGCCACGCGGAGCCGTACCCGTACGCCGTGTTCGCGTGCCACCTGACGCAGGCCACGAGGGCGTACACGGTGTCGATGGTCGGCAGCACGGACGGCACGGCCGTGGAGGCCGTCGCGGTTTGCCATGCCGACACGGCCGGATGGAACCCGAGGCACGTGGCTTTCCAGGTGCTCAAGGTGAAGCCCGGCACGGTGCCGGTCTGCCACTTCTTGCCGCAGGACCACGTCGTCTGGACCCGCAGCGGCTGA